Part of the Clarias gariepinus isolate MV-2021 ecotype Netherlands chromosome 25, CGAR_prim_01v2, whole genome shotgun sequence genome is shown below.
TCACCTGATCATGAATCTCTTTCTATCTGATGCCGCCtcgtcttttttccttttcctccgAGCTGATAGTGGACGAGTGACGGAGAGGAAAAAGGAAACTCAGCTCAGGCAGTGATTTGTGtttccaggtgtgtgtgtgtgtgtgtgtgtgtgtgtgtgagggagacaGATTAGTTGCTATAATCACAGTGATGATGGGATTCCCCATCTTGGGATCTTCCTTCACATGAAGTGGGAAAAGGTTTTCCAGTAATAACATCCTGACGCTTCGGGACGGTCAGGACGGAAGGGGTTTGATCAATAAACCTGCCGGTGAGATTCTCCACTTCTTCCGTCATGAAACTGCGAGGCTTGTTAGTCATGTTTTCATGTTGATATTTCATCATGTTCTTAACTCACACGATCCTCCTCTAACTCCTGTAGCTTCAGCTTCACGCCGTCACTCGCTGTTCTTGGCGCTCAtcattatgatgattattattttttgggatCGTGATTCATCTGGGCAGAACAATCGTTCCCCTTCGGTTTCCACATTAGCCGTGATGACTAAGAGACGTGACCAGGTGGACCCTCGGCTCTTCCAGATACTGAAtctgaattaataaatgaaaaggcCGTTGTCTCTGAAATCCCCAGAGATCAGGACGGGACGCACCCAGACGGGAGAATAAACCCCCCAGTGTCAGGCTGAATATCTGCAGAGAGGgaaagtcaataaaaaaaacatctggactttaacctgaaaacaaaacacacctatttttattttttatttcttatattctCTTTTGGTTCCTGAGAGCCCAGAGTGTGTGTTCAGCACCAGGGATCAAATACGGTGACTTTACCTTCAAGCTATAAGAACCCACAGTTTTGCACAAGTTACCAAAATCCTAAATATCACACAAATATACATCTCcgtttgaaaagaaaaaaatataaatcccACCCAAACTCCGCCCCAACCTTTACAGCTGTTTATTCAATCCATTACATTTTtgtctcacacctccagggtctgggttcgatgcCCAcaggttctccccgtgcttggtgggtttcctccaggttctccggtttcctcccaccgtccaaagacacacagattagactaattggtgtttctgtagtgtgtgtatgtaatgtgtgtaatgtgtgagtgtgtgtgtgtgtgtgtgtgtgtatgatggatCAGCACCCTGTCCAGCATGTAGTTTTAcattaatgtttgtgttttatatataatttaaaaaagtaagtacacccctcacatttcagCAATCATTTTAGTAAATCTTCTCAACGTGACAATAAAGtagaaatgaaacttggatCTGTTTTAACGTCGTCAGTGTGCGGTTTGTATaacagtacagatttactgccctttgaaaataactaaaaatacaacaattattacaataaatatcaCCATAGCCATAGAGCGaccatatatggaaatactgaaccTTATTaactacataaaaatatttataccaaGTATTTTAATTAGTGCTGTATAAAGAGATAACGatctgagataaaaaaaaatggatatgtCGCTTCAGACCACACAATCCTGAACcctgtgtttgtttattagggaaaaaaacaacaacaacaaaacaaataatcacTAAAACATTCAGGGCtttgagaaagacagagagagagagacagagatggagagagagagacaaagagagaaacgGAGAGAGAAAcgaagagaaagacagagagagagacagagagagagacggagagagggagagagacagagagagagacagagagagagacagagagacagcgagagagagaaagacgaagagagggagagagacagagagagagacggagagagagacagagagagagagagacagagagagagacagagagagacagagacagaaagagacggAGACAGACGCCCTTCCTGAGAAAGCAGTGAACTCGGGGTTAAAGTTCACGGGTGTAAGAGGTTACAGAGAGACGTGAGCGAGGACAGGACAGGGAGGGGGACCCGTCCCTCACAGAAAGGGAAGTTagtgatgtgtgtgagtgtgtgtgtgtgtgtgtgtgtgtgtttaggtgtggtATTTCTTTTGAAATTTGGGTAAaattctatataatatatatatttttaatctaattTGTAAGACGATCGACGATCTCCttctcacacagacacagagacacagagacacgtCGTCTCCGGTTATTACACCACAGGTCACAAGTGCAGAATCAACAAATtaagatttgttttgttttataatcagaacctgttaaatgtttattatgagGTCATGTGACTGAGGTCCAGCTTAAATCCATTTAATCCGAGTGAGAAGACAAAAAGTCCAATGACGTTAAGGACTAAAGACGCAATAATATGTCTAACtgttagaagtgtgtgtgtgtgtgtgtgtgtgtgtgtgtgtgtgtgtaacaataataaaacactcCCTCCTGGGCTTCTCCAAACCGCACTCTGAGAACCACgaccataaaatatttaatcttcATTCATTAAACACAACCGGAAATGTGTAACAGTAcgctcctacacacacacacacacacacacacactaagataagatgtgtgtgtgtgttccggTAAAAAAGCGACTAAGGAATGTGGAGAAACTTCTGAAATGTCTGAATCAGGCTGCTTTTctctcttactcacacacacacacacacacacacacacacagcagcaagGGAAAGTTTTTACCCCTTAACACACTTCTGGTTAATCTGTGTCAGCTCGAGATATTTCTGGACAAGTTTCACTcattcctcttcctctctctctctctctctctctctctcacacacacacacacacacagtgtgggtAAAAGACGCTGCTGATCTGCTTCTGATTCTCAGGTCAGTCAGGGTGTGATGTAGAACCGCAGGCTCGGTGCTCAATGTGAAGGtcgcaggttcaaaccccagcaccacctgTAAGCTGCCCCTGAGCGAAGCCCCACTGAGTTTACCCAGAATGCTTAGCTAATCCCTGATAGGTTCTAGTCCATTTGGTGGAACACCTGCTCTTCTCCCTCGTCTTAGTGTCTTCACTATattaccgccaccttctggtccTGATCTCCCTCGCGTTCCTTTCAGTTTAAATCCTCTTGTCTATTCTCATCACCCCTAACAAGCCCATCAGGGTGGAACCCCTTCAGGAGAACATCCCTTTAACATCCGTGCACTAAAGAACTGTGTAGCTCACAATTACTGCTCTGTTTGATGTCAGGAACCTTCATGCTCAGGTTCGTTAGGGTCTTTAAAGAGTTTGTATCCTCTTATCAGGGTTCTCTGACATTCTGTTATAGGGTTCTATGCATGTTCAGCTCTGTTTGTGAAGTACATTTCTTGTTCTCAGTGAGTAGTACGGTTCCTCAGGTGGTTCTTTGATTTATGACAGAGTTCTAGTGAAAACCCTGACAGGGAAACACCATGTGTCAGGATTCCAGAGAACCTTTAAAGATTCCTCCTAAAAACATTAGAGTGTTAAAGTTCCTCAGGGAGCGTGTGCTGTGTCAGGACAATTTTTTTAACGTATTAAATTTTATGAAAgatttaacaaaacattttctaTCAATATCATAAATTCTTCAAAACAAATCTTCTTTGCAAATCTTAAAATTGTTTAATCCAGTTCTCTATCTTATGGCAAAAAGTTACGTTTAAACCACACAAAAaagttattacatttaatttataaaggTATAATTGTATAGCGTGCAAAATTAGTTTGAGTCAAACCAATACAAATGGCGCTGCTGCCCTCTAGAGGAACCAGTGGAAATAACAAGCAGATTTTATGTCCTTACTTgataaaaacatttgcactaataataaaaataataatcctcaTAATGATCACAGGGTTAATCAGGCTACGGTAATAGAACACAGAAAGCCGGCACTCAttcaaaatatattatttattttcgaACATTCgtgtttaaataaagttaaataattacaacaaaaaaaattaaccatcACACATCAtcagaataaaaacaaattctaAACCTTAGAGCCCATAAACATTACTGAAACCCTCTTaaatcagaacacacacacacacacacacacactgattgatCTCTGATGGAATCCAGTCCTCAGTCTTCACCCGCGGCTTTAAACACATCAGAGTTAAACTTTACAACAACACAGGAATAATAGCCTCCTTTAACACGGAGCGGTGGAATAGTTTAATGtgttcacatttttttacatgaaaatctTCGAGTGTGTGCACAACCGAGTGCTTCTCATTTCACGACGACCTAAAACTTCCTTCAAAAACTCAAGACGAAGATGTAGAGGAGTGTCTAAGTGGACCACGGATCCTGCACTCTGCTCAACACCATccgattttttatttttttttacattttgcgtTTATTCCGCGGATCTCATCGATCGTTCATTAACTAGCTGAGCGACTCGACCCGCACTGCATTCTGGGATCCGGCATTTGCTCCGCGACTGCTGCCTTCGTCATGTACATAATGCTTTTGGAAAATATTGgggtttttattaaacaatgcTGTAACTACATCAGCGTTAACATCGCCCCCTTGTGACGTTAGAGGACGACACTCGACTGCTAGCAGCAGAATCGCTAAACACGTCATGTTGTAGTAACGTAACTTGTTTTTGTGCGGTGCAGTTTTAATTCGAGCTCTGCGTCGTCACCTTCAGCTTCAAATATCGCGTTAACCGTCTGGAGGCGGGGCTTGATGGAGGCGGAGTtatgtcaaaataaataaataaataagacagacACAAATCTGGGACACCAAAACATTCGGGTGGTCGACGGCATTCAGAATAAGaaggtttttatataaaaaaaatatatattcttattttcTCTCCTGATCTTAAACTAAGACGTTGTTTTGCGTTCGTGCGTCGAGACGCCTGCCTTCGATattcttaaataattattgcacAAAACATGAACCTGAAAAAGGCTTTTACGAAATAATCACTGAGTCCACTGAGACCGGGCTGTTGCAGGTCCTGGGGGGGCGGGGCTTATTCACAAACTTAAATTTaacaactgtaaaaaaataaaataaaacccttATAAAGTTATAGCTTGTGGGCGTGGTCCTTTCAGTGTTCATTGTTACTGTAAGAAGCAGCTAAAGCACGGtcgtgtttaaaataataagctACATTTCGTAATGCTAATCACGTACTGTCAAAACATCCTCAAATATCATGATGCGCTTCAGACACGGcacatctaaaaataaaaatatacatcttACCCGCAAGTTACTGGTGTGAGGTGGTATTGCTAATGCTGATGCTAATGCGCTTTATAGTTTCAGGATAAAAAGCTAACATGGTGTTTTCGTTCTGGAGATTAACAACTGGGTGATGAACTCTGTCCCTCTGCCCCTCTGCCCCCccatcccccctcccccctccagCACCAGCTCCACTAGGTCAGTGGAAAAGAGGTAAAAAGAACCAGCGCTGATTCCGCTGTGTATAGCCCTCTCCTGACGGCAGTCGCCCTCGCGTCTCCCTGTGCACACCTGGAGTTTTACATTCCCACAGGTGTTGTTTTTTCCCGGCCTCCTGAAGTCTCACGCTCCCAAAACGCTGTTTCTCCAAAGAGGTCCACTCAGTGCCGGGACCGAAGATTTGAAAAAGTGCAGGTGTACCGTCTGTGAGTCTGTTCACACCCGGACTGAGTCTCTAACACTTATCATCTGTGAGCGTgggagggggtggggggtcGAGGAAGAGGgggaaagaggaagagaaagagtgagagggaGGGGGGTGAGAGGacgagggagggggggggacgAGGGAGGGGGGAAGAGAGGACAAGGAggtgagagagacaaacagcaTCACATGGTTTACTGTATCATCAGGAAGTGCGAGtaaagtgacacacacacacacacacacagatcatctCACTCACCGTGATACCACCACTTTGTCTTCTTTGGGTTTTTGTTACACGTCCGTACATAATACGAGTTATCAGGGGGGCGtcgctgcagacaggaagagcaAAACTCACATCACTCAACCTTCCTACTGTAACCATGGTAACAGTAATATTACTCACTTGTGATAGCCATAGTGACAGTGCTGTCAAAGTTATTCTTGTGTGCAGTAACCATAGCGACGGCATCACTATTCTCTGGCGCAGTAACAATGTAACGTGACCTGTTGTGCAAGAACCATAGTGACGGTTCTGCCACTATCATGTGTGTTAATCAGGTGTGTGGTGACATCAATGCCAAAGTCCAACAAAGATGATGCTGTTCATTTACACGTCACATGTTTGACGCTTTCGAGTTATTTTTCAGTAAAACACGAATCAGTTTTAGAACTCTGGTCTAAAACTTGGTCACGTTTTTATTGAAATATACTTATAATTATCAAAGTCGTGctgctgtaataaataaaaaagattctGGGCTTTTTAAGAGTAAAAACTTAACAATGTGAAGAAGCAGGAGACTCGAGTTCTTATCGTTCCTGAATGAACCGGTTTCTACCAGTTCCAGGCTGGAGGAGAAGACAGGTCGGGCGTGTCTGACGAGCTGCTGcagcagcgtgtgtgtgtgtgtgtgtgtgtgtgtgtcaccgcTAAGTTCAGCTTTTACACGCGTCGCACCGACCTTCTCTTTGCAGCTGGACAGCATGCTAATGATGCTCAGACACACGGACTGAACCGAAAGGGCCGGACTCCAGTCCTCTGTTAAAAtggacagacagatgtgtccaTTGCTGTAGACGTGTGGATGGACCGGAACGTTCTCGCCGGTAAACATGACCTGTATGAGACAGAAGGCATGAGGTCAGGAGGAAGTGAGCTACAGGAAGTAAACAGGAAGCAGCATGCACTCCTGAGGGTCACCTGAGGAGAGTCGAAGGGGTAGCGGCTGCTGAACTTGAAGAAGAGCTGAAACTTCTCGCCTTCGTACAGCGTCCCAGGAGCCCCCTCCATGTCTATAAACCACCTAGACAacaggcataaaaaaaataaacaaggagAATTAAAAGTCTGTCTTGAAAATTAAcacttttataaatgtatatatatttaaactcaCTCTGTGATGGTATTCTGAACGCTTCTTTCATTTAGCGTCATCCCAGGAGGAGGGTCGCTCTGCAGCGCCAACAGCTCCTTCTGTAACCTTTTCTAGAAAGAGAAACCATACATACCgctgagtgcaaaagtttgtactcCTCGTTCCTTCTTGTGCAGGTTTTTTGGCTGCAGTTAAATCTATTTTCTGAGGGAAACTCCACACGGAGTCTCAGCGGTTAAAAGTTTGTGCGCCCCTGTTTTTGACCTGCTCTGGttcatttatttgcatttacccTTCTTAATCCTTTTCTTGGTctaatttaaagcatttttcatCCACTTTATACAACTAAAAACATATAACTTACTGTATTATAACATTTCTATGATataattagctagctagctaagtcTGTAAGCTATTAGCTAAAACAAATACCTCATAATCAGTCTCACGAGTGAGTTAATAAATATTCTAACCTActttacagagtttttttttttttcatttttgtgctaGTTCTGAATGCTAAGCTAAAGCTGTACATCCGATTAGCTAACACAAGTGCCAAGACCAGCCGGCTCAAAATCCGCGAATTTCGAAGTTTATTTATAGATAACGTTTTAACACACACTCCAGTATAAAGCATTCTACCTGTAAAGATAACTGAAGGCGCTTAAAGTATAAATTTCGCTCTAACAGTTTGAATAAACTCGATTTGTTTACTGTAGTTCTGCTCCTCACCTGCATCGACGCCATGTTGGAACTCCCCTCCGCTCGGGACGCGTTCATTTACTCCCTACTTCCGGATTTTTAGCAAGCCCCGCCCTCCTGTGCCACGATTGGCTAGTTACGGAGCTCTCCTGCATCCAGATTGGCTAACAGGATCTCAGTCGTGTACTTTGATTGGCTGGTTCACAAATCAGTTCATACTGCACGCAGAATAAAAActcattgtttttctttcacagTAAACACTAAAGCCAAACTATTACGTGTAATCTAAATATAATCAGGTGTTTTAAACCAGATTTGTTCATGCGCCATACAAAATATATGAATGTGACAGAAACTTGGCATGTTAACATTTTAGACAGAATGTCTCGGCGATAACATGAAGATCtaaaatttaaagattaaaaaaaaaattattttaaaattaaatattactcactcactcactcatcttctataccgcttaatcctgtattcagggtcatggggacctgacgcctatcccaggagactcagggcatgaggcagggttcaccctggacagggtgccaatccatcacagggcacacacacatattcacacactcacacactcatttacacactacgggcaatttgggaacgccagttagccctaacctgcatatctttggactgtgggaggaaaccggagtacaaggaggaaacccaccaagcacgtggagaacatgcaaactccatacacacagagacgggaatcgggCCTAGCGAGTAATCGAAcccgcaccctggaggtgcaaggcgacagtgctaaccactacaccaccgtgctgcctgattaaatattaaaacaagttaaaacaaaaaggaaacaaGTTAAAACAAGAAGGAAACGAAGCACGTCAACATACACAAGAAAAACCTGAGAAGAAATTCTAGAAAGTGAGGATTACAGTTTGACAGGGTCATGAACATTAATAACTGAACCAGATGCTATTAAAAAGTTTCGAGATTAGCCGTGTTTACAAGCTCATCAGATGCCTTAAAATCAGGTGATAGAATTCACTATAGACGGTCTGGGGGCCCTGACCACAAATTCTCCATGCACAACGACCCGAATGTCGGAATAGATGATGAATGTGCACTCGGTTGAGTCGCGGACAGGTGCAGAAATGTACGATATGTATAGCACATTGACGCTGATGATAaataaatttcaataaattaaattattttaaaatataagggAAAAATAGATGTGATTATCAAGATCTTAGACCAGCGTCAGTTCCAGTCCCTCCCCtttacagagaagagttgtacAGTTTAATGGCCACTGAAAGAAAGGCTCTCAGTACAACACTTGGAGTGATAAGTCTCGGGCTCGTCTGATCGGCCCACACACTGTGTAGTGAGTGAAAAGGATTGACCAGGATTAAGGTGAGTTTGGACAGAATTCTCCTCTCGGCCACAACATGACCAGGGTCCAGCTCCATGCCTCTACAGAGCCTCTGTTATTGTCCACCACTGTTACAGGTTTCAGCTGCATCAAGAGATAACACTGGCCACCATAGACTCGTAGAACATCTGCAGCATGGTATTGCAGATGTTGAAAGACCTGAAAGAGCTATCCTGATTATATTAAGCAAGGCACGCCAAATGGTGTTAAAGCCATTGGAGAAGTCGAAGAACATAAACCTCACggtgctcccaggttcatctaGGTGGATGCTCGATCTTTaggtttatatattatttatttcttcacatATCATTTATAACATTCAATTTGCTTTAACTTCAGTGAGAATTGAATTTAAAACCTGAGTATCACCTGGGGTCGACCCAAAGCTTTAATCACAACAGCAAACGAGACTAAGATAAATGAAGAATGATGCATATTTTAAATCCCATGACTTTTTCTGATTAGTTCTGATTCAATATTTACATTCATAAAGTACTtatcaaataaattaattacgaatctaaaaaactaaaaactgtaCCGAACTCCGGTTTCAtcccaacagtccaaagacatgcagattaggttaattgctgttcccagattgcctgtattgtgtgtgtaccctgtgatagattggcaccctgtccagggtgtaccctgcctcatgccctaagtctcctggcataggctccaccctcattttatcttgtatacaaGATAAGGTGGTAcagaaaaagaatgaatgaataaatggattTTTGTGGCTCAGCTGCAGCACCTTCACAGCGGCCCACACTTGAGGgatcacttttttttgtcaatgttGCTTAAAAATTCACACATTGTGTTAGTTGTACGAGCAGTTTACACAATGAGTGTAAACAATGTAAGACAAGTTAGTGTTATTgaaattattacaatttaacTCCTAAGCTTTGGTTATGTAAGcaaatttttgtaaaacatacttGTGTATGCAGCAATATAACAAcatgataatattaatcaacataatattaatcttagtaaaataaaatggaagTAGGAAGAGAGTATGACAAGTTATAAAACATAATAGGTTTACTTAGAGGTGAGACAAGAAAAGCAGACGactatgtttatgtttataaacATTCAATTTTTGCGAAACGAAGAAAAAATCATTTCGGTGTGCTGTAacgtacatgtgacaaatacaataaaaccttggattgtgagtaactcggtctgcaagtgttttgcaaTTTGAAATAAAGTTTAACTTGTTAAACAAGCAAGCTCTTGAAATACGAGTACTGTAATCTGTAATTGTCTGTCtggcgtcacgtgatcacagctGAGCCGATGCTTCTTCTCTCTTCCTTAGCagtgtgggattgtgggtaatcatctcccgtgctcagtctcagtgcgtcACTCGTATACTCAGCACCcgtgcatgcatgtactgtttattataacactgtgtccttgtgtagtgactgttctttaataACTACAGCAACAACAGCCTCAGTGTagaaaaaggataaaaaggtTGTAGCAGCGGGAAGATCAATCTGTTTACCGATAACGCGTCGTCAGGTTTCCGCCAAATCCTCCAAAAGGGGCAAAAGTgttattagagaggttccttgttaaagaagtttccagagagagcagtgtttccgttggtgtgtgtgaaggtcgATCTAGACAATAACCCTCCCTCCTCTCCGTCGTCTCAATCACTACAGCCATGATTCTTTTTATAGGTCAAGTGCAGGTTCgttcgttttatttttactatatattttgtgttaattatttttatctgaatatttttgggtgtcaagtgcaggttcattcgttttatttttactatatattttgtgttaattatttttatctgaatatttttgggttgtggaacgaatcgtcttgagtttttatttcttctgggggaaattcactttgatatacgcGTGTTTTAATGAACAAACACGCTACcaaaatgaattatgctcgcagtccaaagttccactgtataataatatttagcAAGTCTCCTCCCCTTTCACCATTTAAAAAGCGCTGCACTGTGTGTTATTAAACATTTCTATAGGAATCACCATACAGAACCTTTTCAGCAGCCTGATCTACACGTTCCAGACTTCActtcccatgtgcatcagtgagttTTGACTtgagtgtttttttccttccttggatcacattgagcactgcagaccaggaacatcacACAAGAGCTGTAGTTTTGGGGTCACTCTGGCCCTCGTCACAGGAGACAAAGTTACTCAAGATTAGTCAGgtaaaaaagaagaattataatgttatataatgttataacaCTGTCATACATatgtcgtggccaaaagttttaagaattacataaatattggaaatttgaaaagttgctgcttaagtttttataacagcaatttgcatatactccagaatgttatgaagaatGATCAGATGAATTACATAGTctttctttgccatgaaaaattaacttaatccccaaaaaacctttccactgcatttaaatgctgtcattaaaggacctgctgagatcatttcagtaatcgtcttgttaactcaggtgagaatgttgacgagcacaaggctggagatcattatgtcaggctgattgggaatggcagacttgacatgttaaaaggagggtgatgcttgaaattaTTGTTCTttcattgttaaccatggtgccCTGCAAAGAAAcacgtgcagccatcattgcgttgcataaaaatggcttcacaggcaaggatattgtggctactaagattgcacctaaatcaacaattaataggatcatcaagaacttcaaggaaagaggttcaattcttgttaagtaggcttcagggcatccaagaaagtccagcaagcgccaggatcgtctcctaaagagaatgcagctgcgggatcggagtgccaccagtgcagagctcgctcaggaatggcagcaggcaggtgtgagcgcatctgcacgcacagtgaggcgaagacttttggaagatggcctggtgtcaagaagggcagcaaagaagccacttttcTCCCAAAAAAATCAAAGATTGATCCTCTGCAAAAattatggtgaatggactgctgaggactggggcaatgtcatattctccgatgaagcctctttccgattgtttggggcatctggaaaaaggcttgtccggagaagaaaaggtgagcgctaccatcagtcctgtgtcatgccaacagtaaagcatcctgagaccattcatgtgggctcactcacaattttgcccaaaa
Proteins encoded:
- the ube2wa gene encoding probable ubiquitin-conjugating enzyme E2 W-A: MNASRAEGSSNMASMQKRLQKELLALQSDPPPGMTLNERSVQNTITEWFIDMEGAPGTLYEGEKFQLFFKFSSRYPFDSPQVMFTGENVPVHPHVYSNGHICLSILTEDWSPALSVQSVCLSIISMLSSCKEKRRPPDNSYYVRTCNKNPKKTKWWYHDDKC